The proteins below are encoded in one region of Mycobacterium shinjukuense:
- a CDS encoding TenA family protein: MASLSDSLWHRNRVLVEAALEHPFVQGIASGELARATFAYYVGQDAAFLDAFCRAYALALAKSPDQYGLIAFWELLNAAADELRLHQGYATRWDVDLQQAADPATSAYTNFLLAVAALEPVGHIAAATTPCMRLYAYLGQQLAAQTKPESAYREWVMTYSSAQFEALARRLEVLLDRYGGDHDRLAVLYHQAMELELRFFDAASRWERP, translated from the coding sequence GTGGCATCGCTTTCCGACTCGTTATGGCACCGGAACCGAGTCCTGGTTGAGGCCGCGTTGGAGCACCCGTTCGTCCAGGGCATCGCGTCGGGAGAGTTGGCCCGAGCCACGTTCGCCTACTACGTGGGACAGGACGCCGCCTTCCTCGACGCGTTCTGCCGCGCCTACGCCTTGGCTCTGGCGAAGAGCCCGGACCAATACGGTCTGATCGCATTCTGGGAGCTGCTTAACGCCGCCGCCGACGAGCTCCGCTTGCACCAGGGTTACGCGACGCGCTGGGACGTCGACCTTCAGCAAGCGGCAGACCCGGCCACCTCGGCGTACACCAACTTCTTGTTGGCGGTCGCTGCGCTCGAGCCGGTTGGCCACATTGCGGCGGCGACGACGCCGTGCATGCGGCTTTACGCCTACCTTGGCCAGCAGCTGGCCGCTCAGACCAAGCCCGAGAGTGCATATCGCGAGTGGGTGATGACGTACTCGAGCGCGCAGTTCGAGGCCCTGGCACGCCGTCTCGAGGTGCTACTCGACCGCTACGGGGGGGATCACGACCGCCTGGCCGTCCTGTATCACCAAGCGATGGAACTTGAATTGCGCTTCTTCGACGCTGCCAGCCGATGGGAGCGGCCATGA